Proteins encoded within one genomic window of Macrobrachium nipponense isolate FS-2020 chromosome 9, ASM1510439v2, whole genome shotgun sequence:
- the LOC135218586 gene encoding uncharacterized protein LOC135218586, producing MAAMAILAYSTTISPVTVVKEEDLTTDCPVEDYVIVLLAAFACAAAIEKRCRARPWVSQLLPLLSRPYGYNHYPHKRSAEPEPEAEASPSNGYYPVYHSYLTITERGRPILTLMLSLTLILTLTQNLPITMAILAHTTATLPITQVKENLTAGLNLEMLHSLTSGHGEHPRATMKFLVIVLLAASACAAAIEKRDAEPDHGYRNYYPYYPRPYGYNHYHHKRSAEPEAEAEASPSNGYYPVYHSYPHHHGKRSADPYAYAEPYPYPYPYAELSNNYGYYGYPGPYYG from the exons ATGGCTGCTATGGCTATCCTTGCCTATTCTACCACTATCTCTCCTGTTACTGTGGTTAAGGAGGAGGACCTTACAACTGATTGCCCTGTGGAAGACTAC GTAATTGTGCTGCTGGCGGCTTTTGCTTGTGCTGCTGCGATTGAAAAGCGATGCAGAGCCAGACCATGGGTATCGCAACTACTACCCTTACTATCCAGACCCTATGGTTACAATCACTACCCTCACAAGAGATCTGCCGAGCCAGAACCAGAGGCTGAGGCTTCCCCCTCCAATGGATACTACCCTGTCTACCATTCTTATCTCACCATCACGGAAAGAGGTCGGCCGATCCTTACGCTTATGCTGAGCCTTACCCTTATCCTTACCCTTACGCAGAACCTTCCAATAACTATGGCTATCCTGGCCCATACTACAGCTACCCTTCCTATTACTCAGGTTAAGGAGAACTTGACTGCTGGTCTCA ATCTGGAGATGCT ACACTCACTCACAAGTGGCCACGGTGAACACCCACGAGCAACAATGAAGTTCCTG GTAATTGTGCTGCTGGCGGCTTCTGCTTGCGCTGCTgcaattgaaaagcgagatgcaGAGCCAGACCATGGGTATCGTAACTACTACCCTTACTACCCAAGACCCTATGGTTACAATCACTACCATCACAAGAGATCTGCCGAGCCAGAAGCAGAGGCTGAGGCTTCCCCCTCCAATGGATACTACCCTGTCTACCATTCTTATCCTCACCATCACGGAAAGAGGTCGGCCGATCCTTACGCTTATGCTGAGCCTTACCCTTATCCTTACCCTTACGCAGAACTTTCCAATAACTATGGCTACTATGGCTATCCTGGCCCATACTACGGTTAA